The stretch of DNA TGTTTATGTATCAAGCATGTAGCGTGCTTGATAAGTACAATTAAAGAACATGATGAAATATGACACAGATTACATGCTGGACATGATATCCTGTGTATTCATGAAGTCTTCTTCCAGTGGTTTTAAACAAGCATGCCCTATGTTGGCACCGTGCCAAAGGCTTATCTAGGCCCAGATCTCACTGTGGAAGTTGTTCTGTTAGTAAGTCAGATGTTCAGTAGTTCTGAGCTGCTACTGGAAAGGGCAgtagcactggtgaggctgcaggcTAGCATTGTTTTCTTATCAGGATTTAGCACTTATCAGGAGACGCACTTGTGTGACTAAGCCGTTGTTTCACACATCACACCAGGAATGGCAGTACCTTATGGCTCTCCACACTTGACTGTGTAGGCAAACCCTGAATCATCCTTGGTTTGTTAGATTACCTTTCCAGTGTTATCACTTGTTTCATGTGGTGAATAGGAGATTCCAGATAATTTTTTTGCAAACACTCATCATATTTCAgataacaagaaagaaagaaattactaaTTAAACACTTAGGCCTCACCTTTATGTGTCATCAAATTGTGgaaatttcaataaaaatgatttgttagGTTTGTCTAATAAGAAAAGCATAAAGATTATTTATTATATCTGTGAAATGCAGCACTGTAATATGCCTTCACCATTAACATGGTATATGCATTAGGCATTACCATTAATCCTTTACTTTTAACACTTCTATTTGTATGCATCAGCCACGGCAATTAAGTTGCAAAGTAGGACTCTGTGTTcagtctgtatttttatttagttatttttcacAAGTTGCCACTCTTGCAGACTTTGTGAACCTTCATCAAATATGagtttaaataatttgaaatttacAGTTTTAATAAGTAAGTGCATCTACTTCAACTTTAAAGAATTTGCATTGCAGCTTACAACATGAGCTCTGGTACAGCATGAATAAATGTTAAAGGATCCACGAGCCTTTTTCCAAATAGCACACATCTGAAAATTTTAGATTACCCTAATAGGCATAACAAGAAGAATTTGAGGTGAACATCTAGCTACTTATATTTGCTAGGTTGCTGAAAGTAGTTGTAAGAGGACATGGGTTTGTGTCTTGCTTCTCTGAATAAGAAAAGTAATCCCCAGAAACTGTCATAGGAGCAATTTTTCATCTAATAACATTGTAGTACCTTGTGTGCAAATCTTTTTGATTACCATTTCTGTTAATGCACTGCTTATTTAGCCTGATCAGATTCCCTCTTGAACTTCATTGAAAGGGAGAGTCAGATTGAGTATTAGGTGGtgggacactggaacaggttccccagggcaGCCGTCATGGCACCCAATCTGCCGGAGTTCACGAAACATCTGGACAACtctctcagaaatatggtttgatttttgcgtggtcctgtgtggagccaggagttggactcaatcatccttgtgagtcccttccaactttggagatttttttattctacaaaaatgtataaatacttctacttttgttttttgtttttgtttttgcttttaactgAGTATTTAAGTAGATCTGTCTTAGAGGTCGAATGTGAGCTTTTAATCCAACTATTGCCTCCAGCCCATTGTTTGGAGTTCAATTTTAGAGAAAGTCAGTAatcttttttattgcttttgccTTGTAGATTAATCTCCGAGCCACTGATGTCAAGCTTATGCGACAACTACTCATCATCAATGAAAGTATTGAATCAATCAAGTGGATGATTGAAGAGAAAGCCGTtgccagcagagggagcagttTGAGTGGCAGCCTATGCAGCTTATTGGAAAGTCAGGACACATCCTTCCACGGCAGCTGTAACAGTTTACAAGACTGTAGTGATGGTCTGGATGGAATATCAGTGGGAAGTTACTTGGATACTTTAGTTGATGATGTTCCTGGTCACGAAACACCTTCTGATGTAGACCAGTTCAGTGATTCTTCTGTTATGGAGGACTCACAACCTCTGCATAAGCATCCCAAAACTGATTCAGATGAGTACTACTGTTTTGGTTAATAAACGCAAGTTCCAGTGGGACATATATGCACTTgtatttatcctttttctttgctgctattttatttcacatgcaaaaaccccaaacttctcttggaagaaaaaaatactatgaTATTTTGATCCCACTTTAGAGCTTTTTGATTGCTTCTAATGCATTTCCTTCTCAGCGAGTTgtctgctcctctcctcctcacattttctttcttttaatttattattgccatttttcttgttgttgccttttttttaacattactgTATTTACAAGTCTTTGAAAGTGGTGAAGGAGAAgctttatctttaaaataagacTTCAGGGAATGACAGCATCAATTTTGTACCTGTTGGCAATAAAATATCTTCTGATAAATACAAGTTGTGGAAAATTTTCTTGACTACCAGGTTTAGCCTTTCCAAAGACACTATTCTTAGTGAGCCTTAAATCTGAATCTTGgaaatatttctacaaaattattttccttttttaaataatgatgtTTTATTCAGTCACACTGTCTTCTCTTGGAGTATAAGGTATCCTAAACATTTCTATGTggagtttctttcttcttgaatgTTCTCATGATTGTTGTCTAATTTTGATCTCAAGTTCTTGTCTTGAAGTGCACTCCAGTGCTGGAAGCTCTGCATGAGCGTGTGTTTCATTTTTGAGCTTTGtacctttccttttcattgaACCTGCTGTTTTACTGGGACAATATATATCTGTAAGAAAAAGTGGAGACATCCCACATTCAGGTATCGAATTCTAATGGTTTGGATACTGGGCCAAGATTACTCaggagaattatttttaaaaagtctcgAAAGTTTTTACCttgaaattttgaaagatttaGTATGTACTGGTGAATTATTTTACAAGAGAAACTAGCTAAAAGACATATCCTGTTCTGCTTCTGTACGCACACTCCTATCCCACCCCTAACAAGTTCACTCCATTTTTACCAAATGTTATTAAAAGGAGAAAGTATTGCCCTGctgtctttttgtttcctgttttacaGTATGAGGTTCCTCTAACCTTTTTGTCCATTGTCATACAAAAGCTAGTCTTTTACTTTGGAAGCATCTGAGAAGAGGAATGGTAACAAACTCAGGCTTTGAGAATCCCTGGCCCATGCTTTTGTGCGGAGGAATAGGAAACAGAActtttttaattgcttcagaattataaggaaaaaagattttgtcctacagtaaagaaaaaaaaaatgtagttgaTCTGAACTCTCATAAAAAGATTAATGAATTTGTATTTCCAGCTTTCCAGGACTTCCTGATGGAGGAGGTGCTGATACTTACATATCATCTGAAAGTGTCTTATCTCTTTACATTTGCCAATAAAGCACGAAAATCCTGCCCAGAATCCTGCCAGACTACCTATTCAAAATACTGTTTACACATTCTGAAGCAATGAAGTCAACAGTGCCGCAGTCAAACTGTTCTGGTTGATGCTGAGAAAGAGTAACAGTCCAGTAAGGTTCTGTTCTTCCAAATCATGGAATCTGTTTTATCCAGGCTCTATCAACCTccaatgtggaaaaaatggtaaaaagTCTAGAAATTGAAAAGGGATAATTTGTGCTTTGGGAATAACCCCATTACTTCTCAGTAGAATAGATAGATTTCTGTGTCCATCAAACTTAAAAAGCCACATGTGTATTTTACTTCAGACACTATGATTTATTCAAATTGAATGAGAGTGAAGAAATGCATGATTGTCAAGAGTAACGCATCTTAGCAATCTGAGGTGTCTTCAGTCAATTAGTTTTGCAGATACCTCAGAAGTAACTTCTGAGATAAACCAGGGTATTGCAGATTGTTTGAAGTAGAACAGAGGTGAGCCCTCAAATTGCTATACTGTGTGGGCTTAacttttaaagtgttttttattccttccccATTTTATGACAGCTGGACATAATTTTGGGGAAAAGTCATAAGAAAAATcttggaaaatgtatttttcagtatattgCAAAATAGAACGTCAGCTGTGAATGCAAAATAGGTTTTGTTACTCTAAGTTGTATGAATCTTGGGAACAAAACTAATGCCATAGTTTAAAGCTGTGAGTCTTTTGGATaagtatttctactttttttgtttggcatGGAAGCTAACTGTCGGGATGTATACTGCACCTGAATGTAATGAATGTGCAATATatgcagtcttttcttctccaactGAGATAtttctatgtcagggtggaggccggtcatgagtggtgtcccccaaggctcagtcctgggaccggtgctcttcaatgtctttatcaatgacatagacgatggaatcgagtgtaccctcagcaagtttgcagatgacaccaagctgagcagtgcagtcgatacactggaaggaagggaagccatccagagggacctggacaggctggacaagtgggcccacgagaacctaatgaggttcaacaaggccaagtgcagggtgctgcacttgggccagggcaatcccaggtatttatacaacctgggggaagaagtacttgaaagcagccctgcggagagggacttgggggtcctggtagacgagaagctggacatgagccagcagtgtgcgctggcagcccggagggccaactatgttctgggctaagttaaaagaggagtggtcagcagggagagggaggtggtggtccccctctactcggctcttgtgaggccccatctggagtactgtgtccaggcctggggcccccagcacaagaaggacgtggagctgttggaatgggtgcagaggagggcgaccaagatgatcagagggctggagcacctctcctatgaagaaaggttgagagaattgggcttgtttagtttggagaagagaaggctccggggagacctcattgtggccttccaataattgaagggagcgtataaacaggagggggatcgattgtttgtgagggtggatagcgataggacaagggggaatggttttaagctgagacaggggagatgtaggttagatattaggaggaagtttttcacacagagggtggtgacacactggaacaggttgcccagagaggttgtggatgccccgtcccaggaggcattcaaggccagactggacgtggctctgggcagcctggtctagtggttggcgaccctgcacttggcaggggggttgagacttgatgatctttgaggtccttttcaacccaagccattctatgattctatgattctatgattgggCAGTACGCCAAGGTGCACATAAAATCTTTCTACTATgaaggaaagtaaaaaatattattaacatACCTTCTCAAATTTCCCCTACAGTTATGCTGAAAtaacttcaaagaaaacacaagctGTAACTGTCACCCACCCACTCACAGCTGTAATACTGGATCAAGGGTAATTGCACTGGTGATAGATTTATCACATTATAATTGAAAAGTTCATTTACATGGGAATTAAAGCTggtaggaaaaaagaagaaaaaaaaagaaaaaagaaaaaaaaatagcctacTACTAGAAATagtgaaatgaaattcttcctgtacatcttttccatgtattttatttctgtatgtatCTTGATTGGAAGTGGAGAAAGAGTGCAAAGGACAAAACAGAGATGCCAGGAAAGTCTCAGAAGGAAATATGTTTCTTGTGTCCAGGAGCAAGAACAccttgaattttttatttttttaagcataaaaACGTCAGACATCTATGTTTGGCTTAGGTTTCTTAACTGCATTTAATAAGAGTTCATAGCTAGAAGATAATCATTTACTCTGACTTCCAGCTTAAGACAAACTGAAATCTAATTATCTCCTACGGAGCCAATAATTTGCAGTTCAACTAAAATTTCCCTATATATACAACTGAAAAAGTACAATGATATGTATCAAAATATACCATTGGGAaattagttttgcttttaaacagtTTACGTATCTTTTCGGGCTTCCTTTTGACTTGATCAACCTTGGTTCATAAAATCTTTGTCTATTAAAAAGTGATCTGGATGCCCAACTCATGCAGAGTTGGgttcttttttgctttgagtatccatataaatgtatacatttacatacatgtaaaaaaaaaaaaaaaagtagcgGCATAGGGCATAGGCATAGTATCTGAAAGCACTTAATAATCCTATGTGTGTTTCAAATgtagaaaagcagatttctttccagaagacATGTGGAAAAGTAGCCAGAAGaggttattttttgttattgcttaCTTCTTTATAGCTTAAGCTCTTCTGTCGTTTAGATTGTTTCTAGTCAGGACAGACAATTTTGAAACAATTTATGAAATCACAGGCAGTGAGCAAAACCTGTTCAATGCTGCTGTAGTTTTGTCTTTGACAGACACTCTGCTATCTATGTAAGCTGTGTAATTCAGAGACAATAGTGGATAATACAAAAGATAAATTCAGTATGctgtctgttttaaaataactgtttccAGCTGATAAGGGGAACCAAATAGTAAATGCATGTGCTGTGTTTCACAAGCAAACTATTTGAGATGAAAAGCTCAGACTTTCACATCTGAAAACTGGTGCTTTAAAGATTCTGGCAGGACAGTCTAGATGTGAAGTTTCATTGCAGTTCCAGAATAGCAATTAAAATTCTTTGGAAACTCTCTGCCAGCTGTCAGATTTAGTGTTGATCTCAAGTTTGCTTGACTGTGTCTTCACAAATGCTGTGAAAGCATGTAGAATTGATCAGAAGCTCTTAGATCCATCAGTAGGCCACAAATGATGTTCTAGGCAACTAAATATAAAACAGCATCTCTGCCTTTGGAAGGGGTGCTATCATTACCATGCAAATTGG from Numida meleagris isolate 19003 breed g44 Domestic line chromosome Z, NumMel1.0, whole genome shotgun sequence encodes:
- the LURAP1L gene encoding leucine rich adaptor protein 1-like, coding for MEPGAAPDLRDVEQKLGRKVPESLARPLRGEEHPGRAAAAAEPARGPAAAPGRRRAAALARLETKLRFLRQEMINLRATDVKLMRQLLIINESIESIKWMIEEKAVASRGSSLSGSLCSLLESQDTSFHGSCNSLQDCSDGLDGISVGSYLDTLVDDVPGHETPSDVDQFSDSSVMEDSQPLHKHPKTDSDEYYCFG